AGCGTCTCGGCGGCGCGGCCGCGGACGTCGTCCTCGTCCATCACGTAGACCGGGGTGCCGAAGCGCGCGGCCAGCTCGGTGGCGGGGACGCCGGCCACCCGGATCACGCCGTCCTCGTCCCGGGACGTGCCGCGCGACCAGACCGCGGGGTCCAGCGCGTTCGCGTCGTCGGGCGGGAGCAGCCAGGACGGGGCCAGCGGGTTCGCGGTCACGAGATCACCTGTTCGTACGCGGGGCGGACGTGCGGGATGGCGAGCGGACCCGGTGTGGTCCCTGAAGCCGGAGGGGGCGGTGACAGCATCCTACCGACGCCGTGCGGGGCCCCCGGTGCATGTGACGGCGCCCCGCGGGCGTCGGCGTCGGGCGGCTAGCCGCAGCTGCCGGTGACCCCGAGCGACTCGCGCGTGAGCCTCAGGTCGGACGTCTCCACCGTCATCGACGCGCGCGCGTCGGTCACCGTCACGTCCTGCACGACGACGCCGGCCGGGAGGTACTGCGCGATGCACACGGGGTACGTGACGTCGCGGATCCCCTGGATCGTCTGCGCGAGGTCGACCTGGAACGAGCCCGCCTGGAGCTCCACCTCCGCGGGCGTGATGACGACGGTCGAGCCGTCGCGCAGCACGGGCTCCGCCGCGACCGTGTAGCCGAACGTGATGCCGAGGACGCGGGTCGACCCCGCGTAGCCGAGGGTGCCGTCGCCGAAGCGCAGGTCCGGCGGCGTCCCGGCCGTCCTCGCGAGCAGCGCGCTCGCGGGCGCCTCGTCCATCGACACGGTCGCGACCACGTTCCCGACCGT
The nucleotide sequence above comes from Clavibacter sp. B3I6. Encoded proteins:
- a CDS encoding DUF2993 domain-containing protein, whose protein sequence is MAGRFLGTEVFEAPERRDPREARRRRRGPRGGTVVIWLIVLAVIGVGLAFGLRIVDQTVRGVAEDQAETRIADQLPGQVTGRVNVSIEGEWVIPQLIRGTLDRVVLDGPNLQADGTPFQARIVATDVPTDQERTVGNVVATVSMDEAPASALLARTAGTPPDLRFGDGTLGYAGSTRVLGITFGYTVAAEPVLRDGSTVVITPAEVELQAGSFQVDLAQTIQGIRDVTYPVCIAQYLPAGVVVQDVTVTDARASMTVETSDLRLTRESLGVTGSCG